Below is a window of Desmonostoc muscorum LEGE 12446 DNA.
TGTACCAACAGCTTTAGTTAAAGTATCTTCTTGTTTGATGCCTGTGGCTCCTGTATCGTGAGGAGGGCAATTGTGTCCGATATCAATACCAAATTTCATAGAGTTAATCTCCTTATAGATTTCGAGCTACGGATTATCTCACTACAGTGTATTAATTATTCAGCGAAATGCCATCGCTCTGTCAGTGAAAAAAAGTGAGTAATTACTGTAAAAATTTGTAACGTTCAACATCATCATGTTCTGGAAAACAGAAAAAGGCACTCATCAAGAATAATTTGAAACTCTTATTCCTCTGCGTCCTCTGTAGTTAGATTTTCCGCTACCTCTGGATCAGTTCTGTGGACATTACTTGAAAATGGGACAATGACTGTAAACGTAGTTCCTACATCGATCGCACTTTTGACAGTAATCTCGCCGCCGTGCAAATCTACAGCTTTTTTGACGATGGACAACCCTAATCCTAGCCCTGGAATATTACCGGTATTACTAGCACGATGGAAAAGTTCAAAAATGTGTTCCATGTCAGCAGCGGGAATACCAATACCAAAATCTTGAATTTTGAATATGGCTCCATCGCTGGTAGTACTAACAGAAAACTTAACTGTGCTGCCAATAGGAGAGTATTTTAGAGAATTAGAAAATAAATTATTTAAGATTTGTCGCAGCAGATGAGCATCGAACTTAGCTTTAGTGGATTGGGACTCCCAGCTAAAAGCGATCGCATGTTGGGAACTATCGCCCTCTTTTAATTCTTTTAACAGGTACTGGCAAAATTCTGCTAAATTCAAGGGTCTTGGATTAAAGCCTAACTTACTGATTTCATCCTGACTTAGCACCAATACATCATTTAATAACTGAGTCATATGCATCACAGATTTTTGAATGCGACGGAGGTGGGTATTTTGTCGCTCATCACTCCATTGATGGCGATAATGTTCCAGTAATTCCGCAGAAGAATGAATAGCAGCCAAAGGCGTGCGAAATTCATGGGAAGTGGTGGTAAGCAAACGGGATTTGAGTTCACTGAGTTGTTTTTCTCTGGTGAGAGCTTGTCGCATCGCCTCTTCTGCCCATTGCAGCTTTGCTTG
It encodes the following:
- a CDS encoding PAS domain-containing sensor histidine kinase codes for the protein MRKRVAILQNESQQQKAEEDTELVAAIFNEVYLALEELQTANEDLQQQNEELSNAQQALVAQRQRYQELFEEVPDAYLVTDTKGVIQEANLAASDLLNISQSFLMGDLLEFFVVEKELIPFHLKLTHLRDRPEIPEWKTQEWEINLRPYEKTPIIVAVKVAAMRNQQGELVGLRWLLRDISESKRTQAKLQWAEEAMRQALTREKQLSELKSRLLTTTSHEFRTPLAAIHSSAELLEHYRHQWSDERQNTHLRRIQKSVMHMTQLLNDVLVLSQDEISKLGFNPRPLNLAEFCQYLLKELKEGDSSQHAIAFSWESQSTKAKFDAHLLRQILNNLFSNSLKYSPIGSTVKFSVSTTSDGAIFKIQDFGIGIPAADMEHIFELFHRASNTGNIPGLGLGLSIVKKAVDLHGGEITVKSAIDVGTTFTVIVPFSSNVHRTDPEVAENLTTEDAEE